The Clostridiaceae bacterium HFYG-1003 genome includes a window with the following:
- a CDS encoding DUF362 domain-containing protein, whose product MSNVYFIPMKQADEAALSEAAARLFEEVVAREEVELAGEIPLKVHFGEKGNDTFLSPGCYQGVISRLKSRGITPSYIETNVLYRGSRTTRDSHIALAREHGFTDLPIIIADGDHGEAVTEVPIPGKVFDSVKLGAGFAPYDQFIIMAHFKGHAEAGFGGAMKQLAMGFAARSGKMAQHATVNPVVSQDECIACGACVESCNYGAIELTETAFIDHEKCVGCAACVAACPVGAIKTDWGAKDFTARLAEYAYGAGFGKRNIYLNFLLNVTQYCDCYGGHMELVADNIGVFASTDPVAIDRVCIDLLQEREGKPLFDNGRESLAHAEEMGLGSQKYELITLG is encoded by the coding sequence ATGAGCAACGTTTATTTTATTCCGATGAAGCAGGCCGATGAGGCAGCCTTGTCCGAGGCGGCTGCCCGGCTGTTTGAGGAAGTGGTGGCCCGGGAAGAAGTGGAACTGGCCGGGGAGATCCCGCTGAAGGTTCATTTCGGGGAAAAGGGCAATGATACATTCCTGAGTCCCGGGTGCTATCAGGGAGTCATCAGCCGGCTCAAATCGCGCGGCATCACGCCCAGCTATATTGAGACCAATGTACTTTATCGGGGCAGCCGGACAACCCGGGACAGCCACATTGCGTTGGCCAGGGAGCATGGCTTTACGGATCTTCCCATCATCATCGCCGATGGCGATCACGGCGAAGCGGTGACGGAAGTGCCGATTCCCGGCAAAGTGTTTGATTCGGTCAAGCTGGGGGCCGGCTTTGCGCCTTATGATCAGTTCATCATCATGGCACATTTCAAGGGACATGCCGAAGCCGGTTTCGGCGGTGCCATGAAGCAGCTGGCCATGGGCTTTGCCGCCCGTTCCGGCAAAATGGCGCAGCATGCCACCGTCAATCCGGTGGTCAGCCAGGATGAATGCATCGCCTGCGGCGCCTGCGTGGAATCCTGCAATTACGGAGCCATTGAGCTGACCGAGACGGCCTTCATCGACCATGAGAAATGCGTCGGCTGTGCCGCCTGTGTGGCCGCCTGTCCGGTAGGCGCCATCAAGACCGACTGGGGCGCGAAGGATTTTACGGCCCGGCTGGCGGAATATGCCTACGGAGCTGGCTTTGGCAAGCGCAATATTTACCTGAACTTCCTGCTCAATGTCACCCAGTACTGTGACTGCTATGGCGGACACATGGAGCTGGTGGCTGATAACATCGGCGTCTTCGCCTCCACGGATCCCGTGGCCATTGACCGGGTCTGCATTGATCTTTTGCAGGAGCGGGAAGGCAAGCCTCTGTTTGACAACGGCCGGGAATCCCTGGCTCATGCCGAGGAAATGGGACTGGGCAGCCAGAAGTACGAGCTGATCACACTCGGTTAG
- a CDS encoding M20 family metallopeptidase, producing the protein MTSHESAIKTYLEESHPQYAELVRYLYDHPETGNEEWLAQEQLTKMLTGLGFCVTKGAATPTDFVGVYDSGKPGPVLAYLCEYDALPVVGHGCGHNLIAGISLAAAAALKQVIDQTGGTLQVMGCPAEENFGGKISLAEAGLFNGVDCAMMLHPSSVNGLGGRSLALIPERFVFHGRSAHASRAWEGASALDAAVSTFNLLNQLRQFVKPGTNIQGVITDGGKAANVIPETAQLDYYFRAPSMAYCKEVQAKALTSAQAAAQAAGVQFSHFQYETAYDDCLMNYTLGELLQEAFATAGLTEIEAIVEEPIGSTDVGAVSYRCPTIQGKIKICGSDVPAHTSDFAAATVSDAGSKALLDGAFSLALLGLRLLTDPQALAKVQKEFQDSKPI; encoded by the coding sequence ATGACGTCCCACGAATCAGCCATCAAGACTTACCTGGAAGAAAGCCATCCTCAGTATGCCGAACTGGTCCGGTATCTCTACGACCATCCGGAAACCGGCAATGAAGAATGGCTGGCTCAGGAACAGCTTACGAAGATGTTGACCGGACTGGGCTTTTGCGTAACCAAAGGAGCAGCCACCCCCACCGACTTTGTCGGAGTCTATGACTCCGGCAAACCCGGTCCGGTGCTGGCCTACCTGTGCGAATACGACGCTCTGCCCGTAGTCGGCCACGGCTGCGGCCACAACCTCATCGCCGGAATCTCCCTGGCTGCTGCCGCTGCCCTGAAGCAGGTCATCGACCAGACCGGCGGCACGCTGCAGGTCATGGGCTGCCCGGCCGAAGAAAACTTCGGGGGCAAGATCAGCCTGGCCGAGGCCGGCCTGTTCAACGGCGTGGACTGCGCCATGATGCTCCATCCTTCCAGCGTCAACGGGCTGGGTGGACGGTCCCTGGCCCTGATTCCGGAACGGTTTGTCTTCCACGGCAGGTCCGCCCATGCCTCCCGGGCCTGGGAAGGTGCTTCCGCCCTGGATGCGGCCGTCTCCACCTTCAACCTGCTGAACCAGCTCCGCCAGTTCGTCAAGCCGGGCACCAACATCCAGGGCGTCATTACCGATGGCGGCAAAGCCGCCAATGTGATCCCTGAAACGGCCCAGCTGGACTACTACTTCCGCGCTCCCTCCATGGCCTACTGCAAGGAAGTTCAAGCCAAAGCCCTGACAAGCGCGCAGGCGGCTGCCCAGGCAGCCGGCGTCCAATTCAGCCACTTCCAGTATGAAACCGCCTACGATGACTGCCTGATGAACTACACCCTGGGCGAGCTGCTGCAGGAAGCCTTTGCCACAGCCGGCCTGACTGAGATCGAAGCCATCGTCGAAGAGCCCATTGGCTCCACCGATGTCGGGGCTGTCTCCTACCGCTGCCCGACCATTCAGGGCAAAATCAAGATCTGCGGCAGTGATGTTCCGGCTCATACCAGTGATTTCGCCGCGGCCACCGTATCTGACGCCGGATCAAAGGCCCTTCTGGACGGAGCCTTCAGTCTGGCCCTCCTGGGTCTCCGGCTCCTGACGGATCCCCAGGCTCTGGCCAAAGTTCAGAAAGAATTTCAGGATTCCAAGCCGATCTGA
- a CDS encoding pyridoxamine 5'-phosphate oxidase family protein: MFRTMRRARQLLSPEATHTVLARCTNGILSCHGDDGYPYGVPVSYVYHNDRIYFHSAAAGHKLDAITGNPKVSFTVIDEDTIISAEYTTYFRSAIAFGRVRVCAGDERIEAFRAMVEKYSGDRPDEEKAKEVAGCSAALILAIDVDHLTGKEAIEYVRART; this comes from the coding sequence ATGTTTCGAACCATGCGCCGAGCGCGCCAGCTCCTGTCCCCTGAGGCGACCCACACTGTTCTTGCCAGATGCACCAACGGCATCCTGTCCTGTCACGGCGATGACGGCTACCCCTACGGTGTGCCGGTCAGCTATGTCTATCACAATGACCGAATCTACTTCCATTCGGCGGCGGCTGGCCATAAGCTCGATGCCATTACCGGCAACCCGAAAGTCAGTTTCACCGTCATCGATGAGGATACCATCATCAGTGCCGAGTACACCACCTATTTTCGAAGCGCCATTGCGTTCGGACGGGTCCGCGTCTGCGCCGGCGACGAACGGATCGAGGCATTCCGGGCCATGGTGGAAAAATACTCCGGAGACCGTCCGGACGAAGAAAAAGCCAAGGAAGTGGCTGGCTGCTCCGCTGCTCTGATCCTCGCCATCGATGTGGATCATCTGACCGGCAAGGAAGCCATTGAATATGTCCGCGCCCGCACATAA
- a CDS encoding endonuclease VIII produces the protein MIELPEALVLARQLNQAVCGKTVAAAAVNQSPHQFAFYHGDPAVYPDRLCGCTLHDASAYGGMVEMDFGRCRLVISDGVNLRFHEMPATRPKKHQLLLEFRDGTALSASVQMYGMLWCFEPGTFDNEYRAAALTKPSPLTPEFNRAWFQSLLKTESVQKLSLKAFLATEQRIPGLGNGVLQDLLWSCGLHPRQKVSSLDDEAAGKLFLSIKTTLAAMADAGGRDTEKDLFGQSGGYRASLSSLHQKEGCPRCGGEIRKESYLGGSIYTCPRCQPI, from the coding sequence ATGATCGAACTGCCCGAAGCCCTGGTCCTGGCCAGACAGCTGAATCAGGCCGTCTGCGGCAAAACCGTTGCCGCGGCAGCCGTGAACCAGTCACCGCATCAATTTGCCTTTTACCACGGGGATCCCGCCGTTTACCCCGATAGACTGTGCGGCTGCACTCTCCACGATGCTTCCGCTTACGGCGGTATGGTGGAAATGGACTTTGGCCGATGTCGGCTGGTCATTTCCGACGGCGTCAATCTGAGGTTTCATGAAATGCCCGCCACCCGGCCGAAGAAGCACCAGCTCCTCCTGGAATTCCGCGACGGAACGGCCCTGAGCGCCAGCGTCCAAATGTATGGCATGCTCTGGTGCTTCGAACCCGGAACCTTCGACAATGAATACCGGGCTGCCGCACTGACGAAACCGTCTCCCCTGACGCCGGAGTTTAACCGGGCCTGGTTCCAGTCATTGCTGAAAACAGAGTCGGTTCAGAAACTCAGCCTGAAGGCCTTCCTGGCCACCGAGCAGCGCATTCCCGGACTGGGCAACGGAGTCCTGCAGGACCTGCTCTGGTCCTGCGGCCTGCATCCCAGGCAGAAGGTCTCCAGCCTGGATGACGAAGCTGCCGGGAAGCTGTTCTTGTCCATCAAGACCACCCTGGCGGCCATGGCTGATGCCGGCGGCCGGGATACCGAGAAAGATCTCTTCGGTCAAAGCGGCGGCTACCGTGCCAGCCTGAGCAGCCTCCACCAGAAAGAGGGCTGCCCCCGGTGCGGCGGCGAAATCCGCAAGGAGAGCTATCTGGGCGGCAGCATCTATACCTGTCCCCGCTGCCAGCCCATCTGA
- a CDS encoding amino acid ABC transporter permease: protein MSYIYASKIVIDFSKLIPWTNVFIQGTVVTIVLSLITVILGSLLGLTAAMMKRSRYRVLNVIADLYAQIIRGTPMLVQLLIWLYALPQIGIRLPELPFLGSIYGSREFITAVVALAINSGAYISELLRGGLNSIDKGQMEAGLSLGLSRSQSMRKIIIPQAVKVILPGLANEFITMIKESAIVSTVGIFDVTYSSNIIKAATYSTFEPLLVVALIYLFLTTVTTQLMAIMERKLNTDADHK, encoded by the coding sequence ATGTCATATATATACGCGTCGAAAATCGTCATCGATTTTTCCAAACTGATCCCCTGGACCAATGTGTTCATTCAGGGTACGGTGGTCACCATCGTCCTGTCCCTGATCACGGTCATCCTGGGAAGCCTTCTCGGCCTGACCGCCGCCATGATGAAACGAAGCCGCTACCGCGTCCTCAACGTCATCGCGGACCTGTATGCCCAGATCATCCGAGGCACGCCCATGCTGGTCCAGCTACTGATCTGGCTCTACGCTCTGCCTCAGATCGGAATCCGGCTGCCGGAACTTCCGTTTCTGGGCAGTATTTACGGCTCGCGGGAATTCATCACCGCCGTCGTCGCCCTGGCCATTAACTCCGGCGCTTACATCAGCGAACTCCTGCGCGGCGGACTCAACTCCATCGACAAGGGTCAGATGGAAGCCGGACTGTCCCTGGGACTCTCCCGAAGCCAGAGCATGCGCAAGATCATCATCCCCCAGGCGGTCAAGGTCATCCTGCCCGGCCTGGCCAATGAATTCATCACCATGATCAAGGAATCCGCCATCGTCTCGACGGTCGGCATCTTTGATGTCACCTACAGCAGCAACATCATCAAGGCCGCCACGTATTCCACGTTTGAGCCGCTCCTGGTCGTTGCGCTGATCTATCTGTTCCTCACCACTGTTACGACTCAGCTCATGGCCATCATGGAAAGGAAGTTGAATACGGATGCTGACCATAAATAA
- a CDS encoding amino acid ABC transporter ATP-binding protein: MLTINNLYKQFGSLEVLKGVSTTVEKGEVVAIIGPSGSGKSTLLRCINLMERPTSGQILFHGEDLSVLDPESKELTTARGRMGMVFQHFNLFPHMTVLENLTMAPVLVRSLSPKDAEATAEKLLARIGLSDKRDVYPASLSGGQKQRVAIARALAMEPELMLFDEPTSALDPEMVKEVLLVIKDLVKDGMTMVIVTHEMNFAREVADRILFMDDGQIVEEGPPADVMDNPREERTRQFLNVVSY, translated from the coding sequence ATGCTGACCATAAATAATCTGTACAAACAATTCGGCAGCCTGGAAGTGCTCAAGGGCGTCTCCACGACCGTGGAAAAAGGCGAAGTCGTTGCCATCATCGGACCCTCCGGTTCGGGCAAGTCGACGCTGCTGCGCTGCATTAACCTCATGGAACGGCCGACCTCCGGCCAGATCCTGTTTCACGGGGAAGACCTCTCCGTCCTGGATCCGGAATCCAAGGAGCTGACCACAGCCCGAGGCCGAATGGGAATGGTGTTTCAGCATTTCAACCTGTTCCCGCACATGACGGTGCTGGAGAATCTTACCATGGCGCCTGTCCTGGTACGATCGCTCAGTCCGAAGGATGCCGAGGCTACCGCAGAAAAGCTGCTGGCCCGCATCGGTCTCTCCGACAAGCGCGATGTCTATCCGGCCAGTCTCTCCGGCGGTCAGAAGCAGCGGGTGGCGATTGCCCGGGCACTGGCCATGGAACCGGAACTGATGCTCTTTGATGAACCCACCAGCGCCCTGGACCCGGAAATGGTCAAGGAAGTGCTCCTGGTTATAAAAGATCTGGTGAAGGATGGCATGACCATGGTCATTGTAACTCACGAAATGAACTTTGCCCGTGAAGTGGCCGACCGCATTCTGTTCATGGATGACGGACAAATCGTAGAGGAGGGACCCCCGGCGGATGTCATGGACAATCCCCGGGAGGAAAGAACCCGACAGTTCCTCAATGTGGTGAGTTACTGA
- a CDS encoding transporter substrate-binding domain-containing protein, which translates to MFNLKIKQMMMNSAALLLGITLLSGCAPTAPATSPATSPTATTQGAATDPATGGSTTGASTTQAQADENDKLAQIKKAGKIVMGTSPDYPPNEFYILDASGNKQIVGSDVMLGQAIADKIGVKLEIKATDFQGVLSNVQAGQIDMAIAGLTYTEGRKQSMQFSTGFVNESVEGFHGLMMTKETAAKYKTLDEIKSAKLTIGAQTGSIQAEMAYTVTDAMNVKLMGVLDALALALNAGDLDAVVVSTDNAINMLATFPDFTILPEETYNLDPEGKYNQNIIGFPLGEEYQSLIAVANEVIEAAKADGTMEKWRQEALELAKKALE; encoded by the coding sequence ATGTTTAACCTTAAAATAAAGCAAATGATGATGAATTCGGCGGCCCTCCTTCTGGGCATAACCCTTCTCTCCGGCTGTGCTCCCACCGCTCCCGCCACCAGCCCGGCTACCTCCCCGACAGCAACCACTCAGGGCGCAGCCACAGATCCGGCCACCGGCGGATCCACCACCGGCGCTTCCACCACTCAGGCACAGGCCGATGAAAATGATAAGCTGGCCCAGATCAAGAAAGCCGGCAAGATTGTCATGGGAACCTCCCCGGACTATCCTCCGAATGAATTCTATATCCTCGATGCCTCCGGCAACAAGCAGATCGTCGGTTCCGACGTGATGCTCGGACAGGCCATCGCTGACAAAATCGGCGTCAAGCTTGAAATCAAAGCCACCGATTTCCAGGGTGTTCTCTCCAATGTCCAGGCCGGCCAGATCGACATGGCCATTGCCGGACTGACCTATACCGAAGGACGGAAGCAGTCCATGCAGTTCTCCACCGGATTTGTCAACGAATCCGTAGAAGGCTTCCACGGTCTGATGATGACCAAGGAAACGGCTGCCAAATACAAGACGCTGGATGAAATCAAGTCGGCCAAGCTCACCATCGGAGCCCAGACCGGCTCCATCCAGGCAGAAATGGCCTACACGGTCACCGACGCCATGAACGTCAAACTCATGGGCGTGCTCGATGCCCTGGCTCTGGCCCTCAACGCCGGAGACCTGGACGCGGTGGTTGTCTCCACAGACAATGCCATCAACATGCTGGCCACCTTCCCTGATTTCACCATCCTGCCGGAAGAAACCTACAACCTGGATCCGGAAGGCAAATACAATCAGAACATCATCGGCTTCCCCCTGGGCGAAGAATATCAGTCCCTGATCGCGGTTGCCAATGAAGTGATTGAAGCAGCCAAAGCCGACGGCACCATGGAAAAATGGCGCCAGGAAGCTCTGGAACTGGCCAAGAAAGCTCTGGAATAG